A genome region from Scyliorhinus canicula unplaced genomic scaffold, sScyCan1.1, whole genome shotgun sequence includes the following:
- the LOC119960247 gene encoding zinc finger protein 229-like, translating into MEGKNVIHSGEKLYTCCVCGRGFGRPSGLTRHKCNLTEEKPWKCADCGKGFTYPSKLETHRRSHTGEKPFTCSECGKGFTQPSGLSTHQRFHSRERPFTCSECGKGFTLSAHLLSHQRVHTDEKPFQCPDCGKCYKRSGELMCHQRVHTDERPFRCSHCGTGFRRSSHLTVHQRIHTVERPFVCAKCGKGFTQASDLQKHQRIHTGERPFQCPDCEKCYKRFGELLQHQRVHTDERPFRCSHCGTGFRRSSHLNVHQRIHTGERPFICSECGKGFIQSSELLNHQRIHSDERPFQCPDCGNSYKRSGELVRHQRVHTDKRPFTCSHCGTGFRQSSHLTAHRRIHTGERPFACSKCGKGFTQASTLQKHQRIHTGERPFTCSQFL; encoded by the exons atggaaggaaaaaacgtcattcacagtggggagaaactatacacgtgttgtgtgtgtggacgaggattcggtCGACCATCAGGCCTCACAAGACACAAATGCAATctcactgaggagaaaccgtggaaatgtgcggactgtgggaaaggattcacttatccatccaagctggaaactcatcgacgcagtcacactggggagaaaccattcacctgctccgagtgtgggaagggattcactcagccatctggtctgtccacacaccagcgatttcactccagggaaaggccattcacctgctcagagtgtgggaagggatttactctttCAGCCCACTTGCTGAGCCACCAACGAGTACACACAGATGAgaaaccgtttcaatgtccagactgcgggaagtgctataaaagatCTGGAgaactgatgtgccatcaacgtgttcacactgacgagagaccatttaggtgctctcactgtgggactgggttcagacgatcatctcacctcactgtacatcagcgaattcacacagtTGAGAGGCCATTCGTCTgtgccaagtgtgggaagggattcactcaggcatctgacctgcagaagcaccagcgaattcacactggagagagaccctttcaatgtccagactgtgagAAGTGCTATAAACGTTTTGGGGAACTGTTGcaacatcaacgtgttcacactgacgagagaccattcaggtgctctcactgcgggactgggttcagacgatcatctcacctcaatgtacatcagcgaattcacaccggggagagaccattcatctgctccgagtgtgggaaaggattcattcagtcatccgaaCTTCTgaatcaccagcgaattcacagtgACGAGAggccgtttcaatgtccagactgtgggaactcctataaacgttctggggaactggtgcgtcatcaacgtgttcacactgacaagAGACCGTTTacgtgctctcactgtgggactgggttcagacaatcgTCTCACCTCACTGCACAtcggcgaattcacactggggagagaccattcgccTGTTccaagtgtggaaagggattcactcaggcaTCCACCCTAcagaagcaccagcgaattcacactggggagaggccattcacctgctcccagt ttctgtag